One window of Myxocyprinus asiaticus isolate MX2 ecotype Aquarium Trade chromosome 4, UBuf_Myxa_2, whole genome shotgun sequence genomic DNA carries:
- the LOC127439690 gene encoding uncharacterized protein LOC127439690 isoform X1 translates to MSVSERAAHINSDLRLDVTESQSHSKIRRVERVSKRKKYEYKTLNNGNNNSIIWDRRATCGHHSAPECQTLQRGETFIHFHPKGHIFSRGVCVERTTHPLHNNDGFCLHLPVFLLSASSAELQLIQRQPRRTQ, encoded by the exons ATGTCAGTGAGTGAGCGTGCGGCGCACATTAATAGCGACCTCCGCCTCGACGTGACCGAATCACAGTCTCATTCAAAAATCCGCAGAGTGGAGAGAGTGTCAAAGCGGAAGAAATATGAATACAAGACTCTAAACAACGGCAACAACAACAGCATCATCTGGGACCGTCGTGCCACATGCGGGCATCACAGCGCTCCTGAATGTCAAACCCTGCAGCGGGGAGAAACATTTATCCACTTCCACCCAAAAG GTCATATTTTCTCCCGTGGTGTCTGTGTGGAGCGTACCACACACCCACTCCACAACAACGACGGCTTTTGCTTGCATCTTCCAGTGTTTCTTCTGTCAGCAAGTTCAGCAGAGCTGCAACTCATCCAGCGCCAGCCCAGAAGAACCCAGTGA
- the LOC127439690 gene encoding protein yippee-like 1 isoform X2, which translates to MVKMTKSKTFQAYLPNCHRTYSCIHCRAHLANHDELISKSFQGSQGRAYLFNSVVNVGCGPAEERVLLTGLHAVADIYCENCKTTLGWKYEHAFESSQKYKEGKFIIELAHMIKDNGWE; encoded by the exons ATGGTAAAAATGACTAAGTCAAAGACCTTCCAGGCTTATCTTCCCAACTGTCACCGAACCTACAGCTGCATCCATTGTCGGGCACACCTCGCCAATCACGATGAGCTCATCTCAAAG TCATTCCAAGGCAGTCAGGGACGAGCCTACCTCTTTAATTCAGT AGTGAATGTCGGTTGTGGTCCAGCAGAGGAGAGGGTTCTTCTAACAGGTTTACATGCTGTGGCGGACATCTACTGTGAAAATTGTAAAACCACTCTGGGCTGGAAATAC GAGCATGCATTTGAGAGCAGTCAGAAATATAAAGAAGGCAAGTTTATCATCGAGCTGGCTCATATGATCAAGGATAATGGCTGGGAGTGA
- the LOC127439690 gene encoding protein yippee-like 1 isoform X3: MVKMTKSKTFQAYLPNCHRTYSCIHCRAHLANHDELISKSFQGSQGRAYLFNSVVNVGCGPAEERVLLTGLHAVADIYCENCKTTLGWKYGDDVMEMLSI, translated from the exons ATGGTAAAAATGACTAAGTCAAAGACCTTCCAGGCTTATCTTCCCAACTGTCACCGAACCTACAGCTGCATCCATTGTCGGGCACACCTCGCCAATCACGATGAGCTCATCTCAAAG TCATTCCAAGGCAGTCAGGGACGAGCCTACCTCTTTAATTCAGT AGTGAATGTCGGTTGTGGTCCAGCAGAGGAGAGGGTTCTTCTAACAGGTTTACATGCTGTGGCGGACATCTACTGTGAAAATTGTAAAACCACTCTGGGCTGGAAATAC GGTGATGACGTCATGGAGATGCTGTCTATATAA